One region of Oryza glaberrima chromosome 7, OglaRS2, whole genome shotgun sequence genomic DNA includes:
- the LOC127778337 gene encoding 40S ribosomal protein S15a-1-like, translating into MVRVSVLNDALKTMYNAEKRGKRQVLIRPSSKVIIKFLIVMQKHGYIGEFEFVDDHRSGKIVVELNGRLNKCGVISPRFDVGVKEIESWTARLLPSRQFGYIVLTTSAGIMDHEEARRKNVGGKVLGFFY; encoded by the exons ATGGTGAGAGTCAGTGTCCTCAATGATGCTCTGAAAACCATGTACAATGCTGAGAAGCGTGGTAAGCGCCAAGTTCTTATCCGGCCCTCGTCAAAGGTGATCATCAAGTTCCTCATCGTCATGCAGAAGCATG GTTACATTGGTGAGTTTGAGTTTGTTGATGACCACCGGTCTGGCAAGATCGTGGTTGAGCTGAATGGACGCCTTAACAAGTGTGGTGTCATCAGCCCACGCTTTGATGTTGGTGTCAAGGAAATCGAGTCCTGGACTGCTAGGCTGCTTCCCTCCCGTCAG TTTGGGTACATTGTCCTTACCACCTCTGCCGGAATCATGGACCACGAAGAAGCGAGGCGGAAGAACGTCGGAGGCAAGGTTCTCGGCTTTTTCTACTAG
- the LOC127778909 gene encoding polygalacturonase-like — protein sequence MVPMTNKEVVNSQQIQISVEDCTDVKMSRLSITAPETAPNTDGIHITCSRDVQVTDCTIKTGDDCMSIEDGTKNLHVKNMVCGPGHGISIGSLGDHNSEAHVNNVTVDNVRLYGTTNGARIKTWQGGKGSAKNIVFQNMVMDNVWNPIIIDQNYCDSSTPCKQQKSAVEVSNLLFKNIRGTSASEEAIVLHCSNSVPCHGITLENVNLTVKGGSSNAKSTCQNAEWKKSGVSVHCPVVSKIDLELVGTSD from the exons ATGGTACCAATGACCAACAAAGAG GTGGTGAACAGCCAGCAAATCCAGATTTCAGTGGAGGATTGCACCGACGTGAAGATGTCTCGCCTGTCGATCACAGCACCAGAAACTGCCCCAAACACCGATGGCATCCACATCACATGCAGCAGAGATGTTCAGGTGACAGACTGCACAATCAAGACCGGGGATGACTGCATGTCGATCGAGGACGGAACCAAGAACCTGCATGTCAAGAACATGGTGTGTGGACCGGGACACGGCATCAGCATCGGCAGCTTGGGGGATCATAATTCTGAAGCTCATGTCAACAATGTCACCGTGGACAATGTCAGGCTGTATGGCACAACGAATGGAGCTCGCATCAAGACATGGCAGGGAGGAAAGGGTTCAGCGAAGAACATCGTGTTCCAAAACATGGTCATGGACAATGTCTGGAACCCCATCATCATCGACCAAAACTACTGTGACTCTTCTACACCTTGCAAGCAACAG AAATCTGCAGTGGAGGTGAGCAATTTGCTGTTCAAGAACATCAGGGGCACAAGTGCATCAGAGGAGGCCATCGTGCTGCATTGCAGCAACAGTGTGCCTTGCCATGGCATAACCTTGGAGAATGTCAATCTCACTGTCAAGGGAGGTAGCAGTAATGCCAAGAGCACCTGCCAGAATGCAGAATGGAAGAAATCTGGTGTGTCAGTCCATTGCCCTGTGGTTTCAAAAATTGATCTGGAGCTGGTTGGAACATCAGATTAA
- the LOC127779334 gene encoding polygalacturonase-like, translating to MLEDEDNVIKLSNRSTEKFSDALQLGGTKVGADNTHFTPGKMACNVLLFSAYVVVMSFFLCSVHAKVNMNASSLTNGDDSLRGKSSLESKKAVFDVRKHGAYGDGQHDDTKALSKAWAAACSSLQPSIVLVPKGKRYLTKHITLSGPCKSSITFMIEGTLVAPPRRSDWSKETIRHWIMFNGVIGLTVAGGGTVDGNGKIWWQNSCKTNAKLACTESPTALTFYSCSNLKVENLKLLNSQQIHMSVEDCTNVRISGLTITAPGTSPNTDGIHITRSKNVQVTGCTIKTGDDCMSIEDGTENLHVKNMVCGPGHGISIGSLGDHNSEAHVNNVTIGTVRLYGTTNGARIKTWQGGRGYAKYIVFQNMIMENVWNPVIIDQNYCDSATPCKKQTSAVQISNVVFKNIRGTSASKEAIKLDCSRNVPCQGITLNDVKLTVKGGGGDAKSTCRNAKWKKSGTVVPQPCASTTTV from the exons ATGCTGGAAGATGAAGACAATG TCATAAAACTATCAAATAGATCCACCGAGAAGTTCTCCGATGCTTTGCAACTAGGAGGAACAAAAGTTGGAGCTGACAA TACACATTTTACACCTGGAAAGATGGCTTGCAATGTGCTCCTTTTCTCTGCATATGTCGTTGTCATGTCCTTCTTCTTGTGTAGTGTTCATGCCAAGGTCAACATGAATGCATCCTCTTTGACTAATGGAGATGATAGTCTCAGAGGAAAGTCGTCTCTCGAGTCGAAGAAGGCTGTGTTCGATGTGCGCAAACATGGCGCTTACGGAGATGGACAACATGATGATACAAAG GCATTGTCAAAGGCATGGGCTGCGGCTTGCTCCTCTTTGCAACCTTCTATTGTTCTTGTTCCAAAGGGCAAGAGATACCTCACCAAGCACATTACACTATCTGGCCCATGCAAATCCAGCATCACGTTCATG ATAGAGGGTACTTTGGTGGCTCCTCCAAGGAGGTCAGATTGGAGCAAGGAAACTATTAGGCACTGGATTATGTTCAATGGTGTAATTGGTCTTACTGTCGCTGGCGGTGGGACGGTCGATGGAAATGGCAAGATTTGGTGGCAAAATTCTTGCAAAACGAATGCGAAACTT gCATGCACTGAATCTCCAACG GCCTTGACATTCTACTCCTGTTCAAATCTGAAAGTGGAGAACTTGAAGCTACTAAACAGCCAACaaatccacatgtcagtggagGATTGCACAAATGTTAGGATCTCTGGCCTGACAATCACAGCACCAGGCACTAGCCCAAACACCGATGGCATCCATATCACCAGAAGTAAAAATGTACAAGTGACAGGCTGCACAATCAAGACCGGGGACGATTGCATGTCGATCGAGGATGGAACTGAGAACCTCCATGTCAAGAACATGGTGTGCGGACCAGGACACGGCATCAGCATCGGGAGCCTAGGCGATCACAACTCTGAAGCTCATGTCAACAATGTCACCATCGGCACTGTCAGGCTATATGGCACAACCAACGGAGCTCGCATCAAGACATGGCAGGGTGGTCGGGGGTACGCGAAGTACATTGTTTTCCAGAACATGATCATGGAAAATGTTTGGAACCCCGTCATTATCGATCAAAACTACTGTGACTCTGCAACACCATGCAAGAAACAG ACATCTGCAGTTCAGATTAGCAATGTGGTCTTCAAGAACATCAGGGGCACAAGTGCTTCCAAGGAGGCTATCAAGCTGGACTGCAGCAGAAATGTACCTTGCCAAGGCATAACCTTGAATGATGTCAAGCTCACTGTCAagggaggtggtggtgatgcGAAGAGCACTTGCCGAAACGCAAAATGGAAGAAATCAGGGACAGTTGTTCCACAGCCTTGTGCTTCCACAACAACTGTATGA
- the LOC127779333 gene encoding polygalacturonase-like, producing the protein MASTVLIVSASLLALFFFLHSADADVGSNVFSIQSYGAHGDGRHDDTKALGDTWAAACSSAKPAVLLIPKGKKYLIKHTTLSGPCKSSISLMVKGSLVASPERSDWSKETIRHWILISGVTGLTVTGGGTIDGNGKIWWQNSCKTNSKLPCTEAPTALTFYSCKNLKVEYLKVVNSQQIQISVEDCTDVMVSRLSITAPETAPNTDGIHITRSRDVEVTDCMIKTGDDCMSIEDGTENLHVKNMVCGPGHGISIGSLGDHNSEAHVNNVTVDNVRLYGTTNGARIKTWQGGKGSAKNIVFQNMVMDNVWNPIIIDQNYCDSSTPCKQQKSAVEVSNVLFKNIRGTSASEEAIMLHCSSSVPCHGITLENVNLTVKGGSSNAKSTCQNAEWKKSGSVSPQPCGFRN; encoded by the exons ATGGCCTCCACTGTGCTCATTGTCTCTGCATCTCTCCTTgcactcttcttcttcttgcataGTGCTGATGCAGATGTTGGCAGTAATGTGTTCAGCATACAGAGCTACGGGGCTCATGGAGACGGACGACATGATGACACCAAA GCATTGGGAGATACATGGGCTGCAGCTTGCTCCTCTGCAAAACCTGCAGTTTTGCTCATCCCCAAGGGCAAGAAATACCTGATCAAGCACACAACACTGTCTGGTCCATGCAAATCAAGCATCTCATTGATG GTGAAGGGTAGTCTGGTGGCTTCTCCAGAGAGGTCAGACTGGAGCAAGGAGACCATAAGGCACTGGATTCTGATCAGTGGTGTCACTGGTCTTACTGTCACTGGTGGTGGGACCATAGATGGAAATGGCAAGATTTGGTGGCAAAATTCATGCAAAACCAACTCAAAGCTTCCATGCACAGAAGCTCCAACG GCATTGACATTCTACTCCTGCAAGAATCTGAAGGTAGAGTATCTGAAGGTGGTGAACAGCCAGCAAATCCAGATTTCAGTGGAGGATTGCACCGATGTGATGGTGTCTCGCCTGTCGATCACAGCACCAGAAACAGCCCCAAACACTGATGGAATCCATATCACACGCAGCAGAGATGTTGAGGTGACAGACTGCATGATCAAGACCGGGGATGACTGCATGTCAATCGAGGACGGAACCGAGAACCTGCATGTCAAGAACATGGTGTGTGGACCGGGACACGGCATCAGCATCGGTAGCTTGGGTGATCATAATTCTGAAGCTCATGTCAACAATGTCACCGTCGACAATGTCAGGTTGTATGGCACAACCAACGGAGCTCGCATCAAGACATGGCAGGGAGGAAAGGGTTCAGCGAAGAACATCGTGTTCCAGAACATGGTCATGGACAATGTCTGGAACCCCATCATCATCGACCAAAACTACTGCGACTCTTCTACACCCTGCAAGCAACAG AAATCTGCAGTGGAGGTGAGCAATGTGCTGTTCAAGAACATCAGGGGCACAAGTGCATCAGAGGAGGCCATCATGCTGCATTGCAGCAGCAGTGTACCTTGCCATGGCATAACCTTGGAGAATGTCAATCTCACTGTCAAGGGAGGTAGCAGTAATGCCAAGAGCACCTGCCAGAACGCAGAATGGAAGAAATCCGGGAGTGTCAGTCCACAGCCATGTGGTTTCAGGAACTGA